A window from Aliidongia dinghuensis encodes these proteins:
- a CDS encoding hybrid sensor histidine kinase/response regulator: MSGRQRIVRERRQYNQWVANQTLEDYALRFTAKRARRWSSFRVANTAIGAISFLACEAIGGSLTLNYGFTNTAAAILAVGLLIFATGLPICYHAIRHGVDVDLLTRGAGFGYIGSTITSLIYASFTFILFAVEGVIMAAALETCFGIPRPIAYVLVSLVVVPIVAYGIRMISRLQVWTQPIWLFFQVAPLVAIALGHPDEVQNWSDYRGLVGNGSGQFDLLLFGIAASILLSLIPQIGEQVDYLRFLPSRRRKGRFGWWAALLLAGPGWILMGAAKLFAGSFLAVLALQHGVPYAHATEPAELYRVALQYLTLSPQAALILTGIFVVTCQLKINVTNAYAGSIAWSNFFSRLTHSHPGRVVWVLFNIALSLMLMNLGIFGVIERILGLYSNFAVAWLGAIVADLVINKPLGWSPPGIEFKRAHLYDINPVGVGAMLLAVTASTLAFFGMFGATAQAFAPFISLTVAFGAAPLIAWATEGRYYIARTPQAALEPGAELRCSICENVFEREDMAFCPAYGGAICSLCCTLDARCHDSCKAEARFVEQIMALLRRLLPARLALGLNSRVGHFIGVLFLFALVIGGVLTFIYYLDAVGPPSDRMIIANTLWLVFVSLLIVSGVAAWLLVLAHESRRAAEEESDRQTHMLMREIEAHERTDAELQKAKEVAEAANFAKSRYVIGMSHEIRAPLNAIFGYAQLMERDGAAVPVRQNAVRVIRRSAEHLSNLIDGLLDISKIEAGRFMLYRDRVRIRDFLDQIVDMFRLQAQAQGIAFHYDGAESLPVYVYTDEKRLRQILINLLSNAVKYTDRGHAALRVHYRGQVAEFEIEDSGIGIPAADIERIFEPFERGQMPNARAVPGTGLGLTITKLLTEMMGGAISVESVLGRGSLFRIKLFLSEATAPETLPAPQARIAGYRGPRRKVLIADDDTAHLELVQELLTPLGFLTFSASDGLTCLSLAEECRPDLVLLDISMPGLDGWSVARRLREAGHAKARIVMISANVDEFRTRREAEPAHDDHLVKPIDVQRLIDRIQVLLGLDWIEHGQDEPEPAAPHTIEARPAEAVPSRRHLDELHQLGRIGYIRGIEAKLGEIATEDENLMPFTHRLGEIVKRFDLKRYMSILEELRADE, encoded by the coding sequence ATGAGCGGGCGGCAGCGGATCGTTCGCGAGCGGCGGCAATATAACCAGTGGGTCGCCAACCAGACGCTCGAGGATTACGCGCTGCGCTTCACCGCGAAGCGGGCGCGGCGCTGGTCGTCGTTCCGCGTCGCCAATACCGCCATCGGCGCCATCTCATTCCTCGCCTGCGAGGCGATCGGCGGCAGCCTGACGCTCAACTACGGCTTCACCAACACGGCGGCCGCGATCCTGGCGGTCGGGCTGCTCATCTTCGCGACCGGCCTGCCGATCTGCTACCACGCGATCCGGCACGGGGTCGACGTCGACCTGCTGACCCGCGGTGCCGGCTTCGGCTACATCGGTTCGACCATCACGTCGCTGATCTACGCCTCCTTCACCTTCATCCTGTTCGCGGTCGAGGGCGTCATCATGGCGGCGGCGCTCGAGACCTGCTTCGGCATCCCGCGCCCGATCGCCTATGTGCTCGTCTCGCTCGTCGTCGTGCCGATCGTGGCCTACGGCATCCGCATGATCAGCCGGCTGCAGGTCTGGACCCAGCCGATCTGGCTGTTCTTCCAGGTGGCGCCCCTGGTCGCAATCGCGCTCGGCCATCCGGACGAGGTCCAGAACTGGAGCGACTATCGCGGCCTTGTGGGCAACGGCAGCGGCCAATTCGATCTGCTGCTGTTCGGCATCGCCGCGTCGATTCTTCTGTCGCTCATCCCGCAGATCGGCGAGCAGGTCGACTATCTGCGTTTCCTGCCGAGCCGGCGGCGTAAGGGACGCTTCGGCTGGTGGGCGGCGCTGCTGCTGGCGGGGCCCGGCTGGATCCTCATGGGGGCGGCCAAGCTCTTCGCCGGCTCGTTCCTGGCCGTGCTGGCGCTGCAGCACGGCGTGCCCTATGCGCACGCGACGGAGCCGGCCGAGCTCTATCGCGTGGCGCTGCAATACCTGACGCTCTCGCCGCAGGCGGCGCTGATCCTGACCGGCATTTTCGTCGTCACCTGCCAGCTGAAGATCAACGTCACGAACGCCTATGCCGGCTCGATCGCCTGGTCGAACTTCTTCTCGCGGTTGACCCACAGCCACCCCGGCCGGGTCGTCTGGGTGCTGTTCAACATCGCCCTGTCGCTGATGCTCATGAACCTCGGCATCTTCGGCGTGATCGAGCGGATCCTCGGGCTCTATTCCAATTTCGCCGTCGCCTGGCTCGGCGCCATCGTGGCCGATCTCGTCATCAACAAGCCGTTGGGCTGGAGCCCGCCCGGCATCGAGTTCAAGCGCGCCCATCTCTACGACATCAATCCGGTCGGCGTCGGAGCCATGCTGCTGGCGGTGACCGCGTCCACGCTCGCGTTCTTCGGCATGTTCGGCGCCACCGCCCAGGCCTTCGCGCCGTTCATCAGCCTGACGGTCGCCTTCGGTGCGGCACCGCTCATCGCCTGGGCGACGGAAGGGCGCTACTACATCGCCCGCACACCGCAGGCCGCACTCGAGCCCGGCGCCGAGCTGCGCTGCTCGATCTGCGAGAACGTGTTCGAGCGCGAGGACATGGCGTTCTGCCCGGCCTATGGCGGCGCCATCTGCTCGCTCTGCTGCACGCTCGACGCCCGCTGCCACGACAGCTGCAAGGCGGAGGCGCGCTTCGTCGAGCAGATCATGGCGCTGCTCCGGCGCCTGCTGCCCGCCCGTCTCGCGCTCGGCCTCAATTCGCGCGTCGGGCACTTCATCGGCGTGCTGTTCCTGTTCGCGCTCGTCATCGGCGGCGTCCTGACCTTCATCTATTACCTCGACGCGGTCGGCCCGCCGTCCGACCGGATGATCATCGCGAACACGCTGTGGCTCGTGTTCGTGAGCCTGCTCATCGTCTCCGGCGTCGCGGCCTGGCTCCTGGTGCTGGCACACGAGAGCCGGCGGGCGGCCGAGGAGGAATCCGACCGGCAGACCCATATGCTGATGCGCGAGATCGAGGCGCACGAGCGGACCGATGCCGAGCTGCAGAAGGCGAAGGAGGTCGCCGAGGCGGCCAATTTCGCCAAGAGTCGTTACGTTATCGGAATGAGCCACGAGATCCGCGCGCCGCTGAACGCGATCTTCGGCTATGCCCAGCTGATGGAACGCGACGGCGCTGCCGTGCCGGTGCGCCAGAACGCGGTTCGTGTCATCCGGCGCAGCGCCGAGCATCTTTCGAACCTGATCGACGGGCTCTTGGACATCTCCAAGATCGAGGCCGGCCGCTTCATGCTCTACCGCGACCGGGTGCGCATCCGCGACTTTCTCGACCAGATTGTCGACATGTTCCGCCTGCAGGCCCAGGCGCAGGGCATCGCCTTCCACTATGACGGCGCCGAAAGCCTGCCTGTATACGTGTATACAGACGAAAAACGGCTCAGGCAGATCTTGATCAATCTGCTGTCGAACGCTGTTAAGTACACCGACCGCGGCCATGCGGCGTTGCGCGTGCACTATCGCGGCCAGGTGGCGGAGTTCGAGATCGAGGACAGCGGCATCGGTATCCCGGCGGCCGATATCGAGCGCATCTTCGAGCCGTTCGAGCGTGGGCAGATGCCGAACGCACGGGCGGTGCCGGGCACCGGCCTCGGCCTCACCATCACCAAGCTGCTGACCGAAATGATGGGTGGCGCCATCTCGGTCGAGAGCGTGCTCGGCCGCGGCAGCCTGTTCCGCATCAAGCTGTTCCTGTCCGAGGCGACGGCGCCCGAGACCTTGCCGGCGCCCCAGGCGCGCATCGCCGGCTATCGCGGCCCGCGCCGGAAGGTGCTGATCGCCGACGACGATACGGCGCATCTGGAACTGGTGCAGGAGCTGCTGACGCCGCTCGGGTTCCTCACGTTCAGCGCGTCCGACGGGCTCACCTGCCTGTCCTTGGCCGAGGAATGCCGGCCGGACCTGGTGCTGCTCGACATCTCCATGCCCGGGCTCGACGGCTGGAGCGTGGCACGCCGCCTGCGCGAGGCCGGCCATGCCAAGGCGCGCATCGTCATGATCTCGGCCAATGTCGACGAGTTCCGCACCCGGCGCGAGGCCGAGCCGGCCCATGACGACCATCTGGTGAAGCCGATCGACGTGCAGCGGCTGATCGACCGGATCCAGGTGCTTCTCGGCCTCGACTGGATCGAGCACGGCCAGGACGAGCCGGAACCGGCGGCCCCCCACACGATCGAGGCGCGACCGGCCGAGGCCGTGCCGTCGCGCCGCCACCTGGACGAGCTGCACCAGCTGGGCCGGATCGGCTACATCCGCGGCATCGAAGCGAAGCTCGGCGAGATCGCAACGGAGGACGAGAACCTTATGCCCTTCACCCACCGGCTGGGCGAGATCGTGAAGCGCTTCGACTTGAAGCGCTACATGAGCATCCTCGAGGAGTTGCGCGCCGATGAGTGA
- a CDS encoding fumarylacetoacetate hydrolase family protein — MSFPAADAAAAWLADRHRSGRQETALPPELRPTTIDEGYDIQDQLVALLDDRVAGWKLGVGSPKQRAETGAGGSIAGRVLAQRCYQPSGTIRLPDPAPVTVEFEIAYVLGRDIRPDDEPGEAMGAIVETRVTFELVRSRFVDRRAVGWPSFAADNAAFEALVVGEPVDGTDLAELAASAVVLVDGVEQARRLTGDDATDPVQAYADFVALARRRSMVLPEGSIISTGTVTRPFNITGAVRIEAQYLGRSLAVRTDVAR; from the coding sequence ATGAGTTTTCCCGCCGCCGACGCCGCGGCCGCCTGGCTCGCCGACCGGCATCGGAGCGGCCGTCAGGAGACGGCGCTGCCGCCCGAGCTTCGGCCCACGACGATCGACGAGGGCTACGACATCCAGGACCAGCTGGTGGCGCTGCTGGACGATCGCGTCGCGGGTTGGAAGTTGGGCGTCGGCAGTCCGAAGCAACGCGCCGAGACCGGCGCCGGCGGGTCGATCGCCGGGCGCGTGCTCGCCCAGCGCTGCTATCAGCCGAGCGGCACGATCCGCCTGCCCGACCCGGCGCCGGTCACGGTCGAGTTCGAGATCGCCTATGTGCTGGGCCGCGATATCCGGCCGGACGACGAGCCCGGCGAGGCGATGGGCGCTATCGTCGAGACGCGGGTCACGTTCGAACTGGTGCGCTCACGCTTCGTCGACCGGCGCGCGGTCGGCTGGCCGAGCTTCGCCGCCGACAATGCCGCGTTCGAGGCACTCGTCGTCGGCGAGCCGGTCGACGGCACGGATTTGGCCGAGCTCGCGGCCTCGGCCGTCGTGCTGGTCGATGGCGTTGAGCAGGCCCGCCGCCTCACCGGCGACGACGCGACCGATCCGGTGCAGGCCTATGCCGATTTCGTGGCGCTCGCCCGCCGCCGCAGCATGGTTCTGCCCGAAGGATCGATCATCTCGACCGGCACCGTAACGCGGCCGTTCAACATCACCGGCGCCGTCCGGATCGAGGCCCAGTATCTGGGCCGCAGCCTCGCCGTGCGCACCGATGTCGCCCGCTGA
- a CDS encoding Ldh family oxidoreductase, whose protein sequence is MSPADVFTGPRVAADRLSAFATAAYVAVGMPPEDAGLAADTLVQADLWGHQSHGVMRLPWYVARLKAGTARPVAAPEQIVDMGAVGVVDGCDGMGQVVTARAARDAIRRAKAHGIGAVAVRNSNHFGTAMYYTLMAPPEGCILFLATNASPAMAPWGGRAKRVGNNPWSWAAPAGRHAPLVLDIANTAVARGKIYLARQRGTRIPEGWAVDARGTPTTDPEAALAGIIQPMAGHKGYGISVVMDMLAGVLTGSAYGPGVNGPYQAEKRSGAGHLLLALNIEVFQPRADFEARMEAMIDGLKGAPRADGVDEIFYPGEIEARADIANRRDGLLLPADTVADLRKLARELGIEPDGLPA, encoded by the coding sequence ATGTCGCCCGCTGACGTGTTTACCGGCCCGCGCGTCGCCGCGGATCGTCTCTCGGCTTTCGCGACCGCCGCCTATGTGGCTGTCGGCATGCCGCCGGAAGACGCCGGGCTTGCCGCCGATACGCTGGTCCAGGCCGACCTCTGGGGGCACCAGTCCCACGGTGTGATGCGCCTGCCCTGGTATGTCGCCAGGCTCAAGGCCGGCACGGCACGGCCGGTCGCGGCACCGGAGCAGATCGTCGACATGGGCGCCGTCGGCGTCGTCGACGGGTGCGACGGGATGGGCCAAGTGGTGACCGCCCGGGCCGCGCGCGATGCGATCCGCCGCGCCAAGGCGCATGGCATCGGTGCCGTCGCCGTGCGCAACTCCAACCACTTCGGCACGGCGATGTACTACACGCTGATGGCACCGCCCGAAGGCTGCATCCTGTTCCTCGCGACCAACGCCAGCCCGGCCATGGCGCCCTGGGGCGGCCGCGCCAAGCGCGTCGGCAACAATCCCTGGTCCTGGGCGGCGCCGGCCGGCCGTCACGCGCCACTGGTGCTCGACATCGCGAATACGGCGGTCGCGCGCGGCAAGATCTATCTCGCCCGTCAGCGCGGCACCCGGATTCCCGAAGGTTGGGCCGTCGACGCCCGGGGCACGCCCACGACCGATCCGGAAGCCGCCCTTGCCGGCATCATCCAGCCGATGGCCGGGCACAAGGGCTACGGCATCTCGGTCGTGATGGACATGCTGGCGGGCGTGCTCACGGGCAGCGCCTACGGCCCCGGCGTCAACGGCCCGTACCAGGCCGAAAAGCGCAGCGGCGCCGGCCATCTGCTGCTGGCACTCAATATCGAGGTGTTCCAGCCGCGCGCCGATTTCGAGGCGCGGATGGAGGCGATGATCGACGGCCTCAAGGGCGCCCCGCGCGCCGATGGCGTCGACGAGATCTTCTATCCGGGCGAGATCGAGGCCAGGGCCGACATCGCCAACCGGCGCGATGGTCTGTTGCTTCCGGCCGACACGGTGGCGGATCTGCGGAAGCTCGCACGCGAGCTCGGCATCGAGCCTGACGGGCTACCGGCCTGA
- the coaD gene encoding pantetheine-phosphate adenylyltransferase gives MSQPRIGVYPGTFDPVTNGHLDVIVRAAALVDRLIVGVAKNDGKGPLFKTDERVAMVADEIAHLPDRALAARIEVRSFDVLLMNFAVSVGARLIIRGLRAVSDFEYEFQMAGMNSHLNPDVETVFLMSSDRHQFISSRFVKEIGWLGGDVGHFVSPRVVDRLKARFAEQDHAAAQVVATPG, from the coding sequence ATGAGCCAGCCGCGTATCGGCGTCTATCCCGGCACGTTCGATCCGGTCACCAACGGCCACCTGGACGTCATCGTCCGGGCGGCTGCCCTGGTCGATCGCCTGATCGTGGGCGTCGCCAAGAACGACGGCAAAGGTCCGCTGTTCAAGACCGACGAACGGGTCGCCATGGTCGCGGACGAGATCGCCCACCTGCCGGACCGCGCGCTGGCGGCACGCATCGAGGTCCGGTCGTTCGACGTGCTCCTGATGAATTTCGCGGTCTCGGTCGGCGCCCGGCTGATCATCCGCGGGCTGCGCGCCGTCTCGGATTTCGAATATGAATTCCAGATGGCCGGGATGAACTCGCACCTGAACCCGGACGTCGAGACGGTGTTCCTGATGTCGTCAGACCGCCATCAGTTCATCTCGTCGCGCTTCGTCAAGGAAATCGGCTGGCTCGGTGGGGACGTCGGCCACTTCGTCTCCCCGCGGGTCGTCGATCGGCTGAAGGCCCGCTTCGCCGAACAGGACCACGCAGCGGCGCAGGTGGTCGCGACGCCGGGTTGA
- the gyrA gene encoding DNA gyrase subunit A, which produces MVTTPPTPTPFDITPVTIEDEMKRSYLDYAMSVIVSRALPDVRDGLKPVHRRILYAMKETGNEWNRAFRKCARAVGDVMGKYHPHGDSAIYEALARMAQDFSMRLPLIQGQGNFGSMDGDRPAAMRYTESRLARVSEYLLTDIDKNTVDFQPNYDDRTVEPMVLPARFPNILVNGAGGIAVGMATNIPPHNLGEVIDACFAYIENPDVTIDELLQIVPGPDFPTGGLIMGRSGVRAAAQTGRGSVVMRCRHHVEEIRKDREAIIVTEIPYQVNKSRLMERIGEVVREKLVEGIADLRDESDRDGVRMVIEIKRDASPDVVMNQLFRHTPLQTSFGVNALALNRGRPELMTLKDVIRLFVEFREEVITRRTIFELGKARERAHVLVGLAVAVANIDEVIRLIRYARDPAEALEQLTSRAWPAADVAPLIELINEPGRAVGADMTYMLSEPQAKAILDLRLQRLTGLERDKIAAELSEIAGKITELLGILRSKERKYEIMRTELKEVRDQFTTPRRSTIEDVEHETDVEDLIEREDMVVTVSMNGAIKRVPATTYRAQRRGGRGRAGMAIRDEDSVSQLFVASTHTPVLFFTSSGMFYKLKVWRLPVGTPQSRGRAIVNLLPNIQQGETISAILPLPEDESTWGDLTVMFATAKGNVRRNSLADFANVMSNGKIAMKFEGEDADDKLIGVAVCTHDDDVLLATRRGKCIRFQADDVRVFAGRNSVGVRGIKLLGDDAVISMSIIGHVEVETAERDAYLSLANKRRRAAAGEAEADAPEGEGEEGDVAEAAEISEARFAELAAKEQFLLTVSSKGFGVRTSAYRFRITNRGGQGIDNMDVARRGDEVLAVFPVEQNDEIVLVSNEGQVIRCPVHDIRIAARGTQGVVIFRLGENERAVSVACMKDTGEDSETEEGAEGEEAAAPEAPEGDAPTA; this is translated from the coding sequence TTGGTCACGACACCGCCCACACCCACGCCCTTCGACATCACCCCCGTCACCATCGAAGACGAGATGAAGCGCTCGTATCTCGATTACGCCATGAGCGTGATCGTGTCGCGCGCGCTGCCCGACGTCCGTGACGGGCTGAAGCCGGTCCATCGCCGCATCCTTTACGCGATGAAGGAGACCGGCAACGAGTGGAACCGGGCGTTCCGCAAGTGCGCGCGCGCCGTCGGCGACGTCATGGGTAAATATCACCCGCACGGCGATTCGGCGATCTACGAGGCCTTGGCCCGTATGGCGCAGGATTTCTCCATGCGCCTGCCGCTGATCCAGGGCCAGGGCAACTTCGGCTCCATGGACGGCGACCGGCCGGCAGCCATGCGGTACACCGAGTCGCGGCTCGCCCGCGTCTCGGAATATCTGCTGACCGACATCGACAAGAACACGGTCGATTTCCAGCCGAACTACGACGACCGCACCGTCGAGCCTATGGTGCTGCCGGCGCGCTTCCCGAACATCCTGGTCAATGGTGCGGGCGGCATCGCCGTCGGCATGGCGACGAACATCCCGCCCCATAACCTGGGCGAGGTGATCGACGCCTGTTTCGCCTATATCGAAAACCCCGACGTCACGATCGACGAGCTGCTGCAGATCGTGCCGGGGCCGGATTTCCCGACCGGCGGGCTCATCATGGGCCGCAGCGGCGTGCGCGCCGCCGCGCAGACCGGGCGCGGCTCGGTCGTGATGCGCTGCCGGCACCATGTCGAGGAGATCCGCAAGGATCGCGAGGCGATCATCGTCACTGAGATCCCCTATCAGGTGAACAAGTCGCGCCTGATGGAGCGGATCGGCGAGGTCGTGCGCGAGAAGCTGGTCGAGGGCATCGCGGATCTGCGCGACGAATCGGACCGCGACGGCGTGCGCATGGTGATCGAGATCAAGCGCGACGCCTCGCCCGATGTGGTGATGAACCAGCTGTTCCGGCATACGCCGCTGCAGACGAGCTTCGGCGTCAACGCGCTGGCGCTGAACCGCGGCCGGCCGGAACTGATGACCTTGAAGGACGTCATCCGGCTGTTCGTCGAGTTCCGCGAAGAGGTCATCACCCGCCGCACGATCTTCGAGCTCGGTAAGGCGCGCGAGCGGGCCCATGTCTTGGTGGGCTTGGCCGTGGCCGTCGCCAACATCGACGAGGTCATCCGGCTCATCCGCTATGCGCGCGACCCGGCCGAGGCGCTGGAGCAGCTGACCTCGCGCGCCTGGCCTGCCGCCGACGTGGCGCCGCTCATCGAGCTCATCAACGAGCCGGGCCGCGCGGTCGGCGCCGACATGACCTACATGCTGTCGGAGCCGCAGGCCAAGGCGATCCTGGACCTGCGCCTGCAGCGGCTGACCGGGCTCGAGCGCGACAAGATCGCGGCTGAATTGAGCGAGATCGCCGGCAAGATCACCGAGCTTCTGGGCATCCTGCGCTCCAAGGAGCGCAAGTACGAGATCATGCGCACCGAGCTCAAGGAGGTGCGCGACCAGTTCACGACGCCGCGCCGTTCGACGATCGAGGATGTCGAGCACGAGACCGACGTCGAAGACCTGATCGAGCGCGAGGACATGGTCGTCACGGTCAGCATGAACGGCGCCATCAAGCGCGTGCCGGCCACGACCTATCGCGCCCAGCGCCGCGGCGGCCGCGGCCGCGCCGGCATGGCGATCCGCGACGAGGATTCGGTCAGCCAGCTGTTCGTCGCCTCGACCCACACGCCGGTGCTGTTCTTCACCTCGTCCGGCATGTTCTACAAGCTCAAGGTCTGGCGCCTGCCGGTCGGCACGCCGCAGTCGCGCGGCCGGGCGATCGTCAACCTGCTGCCGAACATCCAGCAGGGCGAGACGATCTCGGCCATTCTGCCGCTGCCCGAAGACGAATCGACCTGGGGTGACCTGACCGTCATGTTCGCGACGGCCAAGGGCAATGTCCGGCGCAATTCGCTCGCCGACTTTGCGAACGTCATGTCGAACGGCAAGATCGCCATGAAGTTCGAGGGCGAGGACGCCGACGACAAGCTGATCGGCGTTGCCGTCTGCACCCATGATGACGATGTGCTGCTGGCGACCCGGCGCGGCAAGTGCATCCGTTTCCAGGCCGATGACGTCCGAGTGTTCGCCGGCCGCAATTCCGTCGGCGTGCGCGGCATCAAGCTCCTGGGCGACGACGCGGTCATCTCGATGTCGATCATCGGCCATGTCGAGGTCGAGACCGCCGAACGCGATGCGTACCTGAGCCTCGCCAACAAGCGGCGCCGTGCCGCGGCGGGCGAGGCCGAGGCGGACGCGCCGGAGGGCGAGGGCGAAGAGGGCGACGTGGCCGAAGCCGCGGAGATTTCCGAGGCGCGCTTCGCCGAGCTCGCGGCCAAGGAGCAGTTCCTGCTCACTGTCTCGTCCAAGGGCTTCGGCGTCCGCACTTCTGCCTATCGCTTCCGCATCACCAACCGCGGCGGCCAGGGCATCGACAACATGGACGTAGCGCGGCGTGGCGACGAGGTGCTGGCCGTGTTCCCGGTCGAGCAGAACGACGAGATCGTGCTCGTGTCGAACGAAGGGCAGGTCATCCGCTGCCCGGTTCACGACATCCGGATCGCGGCGCGCGGCACGCAGGGTGTCGTGATCTTCCGCTTGGGCGAGAACGAGCGCGCCGTGTCGGTCGCCTGCATGAAGGACACCGGCGAGGACAGCGAGACGGAGGAAGGGGCGGAAGGCGAAGAGGCCGCGGCGCCGGAAGCGCCCGAGGGCGACGCGCCGACCGCCTGA
- a CDS encoding hybrid sensor histidine kinase/response regulator, producing MSALANFFDNSALLARSTCLFGRPDLLWLNAISDTAIGLAYYSIPIALIVFLARRRSVEFTGLIALFATFIIAGGTTHFFSVWTLWNADYAAEGLAKAATAIVSVLMAILIWPTMRRALALPSPRALERVNDDLSRQIRERNAAVESLRESEDRYRTLYNRSPAPMHSLDVSGRVVGVSDYWLAMLGYRRNEVIGRHLSEFMAPESAARFRQGRWDAFLAAGEVRDEPYEFVRRDGRTVDVLLSSRLERDATGAFGQSFSLMVDVTDRNRTEAALKREREFSELLVRSSPQGVFAFDRELKLTLWNSALERMTGVTADETLGHQPEMFGTGYGGSGVVGAMESAINGEAVTLSDEPFVFAKAGRRGFFEATIAPVYGEAGTILGGVGFLHETTEQRGLEEALRQAQKMEAVGQLTGGIAHDFNNVLTIVAGNLELLEMRLNDRPDVKRLASAASMATSRAERLTQQLLAFSRKQQLQPEPLDLNAVVIGIRDLLRKTVGERIEIDFRPGTALWQCLVDRNQVESMLLNLILNARDAMPDGGRIVIETANAQPKPSQVLGLPADLDSCVLLTVTDSGTGMPQEVLDRVFEPFFTTKPQGRGTGLGLSMIYGFVRQSGGHILIESTEGAGTRVLIYLPRAMVKIIPGAAAAHRQVSPGRGETVLVVEDDEAVRQYACGVLDDLGYRVIEAETGDAGLVAAEANPEIDIVLTDIVMPGLLDGVSMAREIQKRRPRLKILFTSGYSETQPQEGGLVSSANFLKKPYRPADLAEKLRSLLLLTT from the coding sequence ATGAGCGCGCTCGCCAATTTTTTCGACAACTCGGCATTGCTGGCTCGCAGTACCTGCTTGTTCGGGCGCCCGGATCTTCTGTGGCTGAATGCGATCTCCGACACGGCGATCGGGCTTGCCTATTATTCGATCCCGATCGCGCTCATCGTTTTCCTCGCGCGGCGGCGCAGCGTCGAATTCACCGGCCTGATCGCGCTATTCGCCACTTTCATCATCGCCGGCGGCACGACCCATTTCTTCAGCGTCTGGACGCTCTGGAACGCCGACTATGCGGCCGAGGGTCTCGCCAAGGCCGCGACCGCGATCGTCTCTGTGCTGATGGCCATCCTCATCTGGCCGACCATGCGGCGCGCGCTGGCGCTGCCCTCGCCGCGCGCGCTCGAGCGGGTCAACGACGACCTGTCGCGGCAGATCCGCGAGCGCAACGCCGCGGTCGAGAGCCTGCGCGAATCCGAGGATCGCTACCGTACGCTCTACAACCGCTCGCCGGCGCCGATGCACTCGCTCGATGTCAGCGGCCGCGTCGTCGGCGTCAGCGACTATTGGCTGGCGATGCTGGGCTACCGGCGCAACGAGGTCATCGGCCGGCACTTGAGCGAATTCATGGCGCCCGAATCGGCGGCGCGGTTCCGGCAAGGCCGTTGGGATGCGTTCCTCGCGGCCGGCGAAGTGCGCGACGAGCCCTATGAATTCGTGCGCCGGGACGGCCGGACCGTCGACGTGCTGCTCTCATCGCGGCTCGAGCGCGATGCGACCGGCGCCTTCGGCCAATCCTTCTCGCTCATGGTCGACGTGACCGACCGCAACCGGACCGAAGCCGCCCTGAAGCGTGAGCGAGAATTTTCCGAGCTCCTGGTGCGCAGCTCGCCGCAAGGCGTGTTTGCATTCGACCGGGAACTGAAACTGACGCTGTGGAATTCGGCGCTCGAGCGGATGACCGGGGTCACGGCCGACGAGACCCTGGGGCACCAGCCGGAAATGTTCGGTACCGGCTACGGCGGCAGCGGCGTGGTCGGCGCTATGGAATCGGCGATCAACGGCGAGGCCGTCACCCTCTCGGACGAGCCGTTCGTCTTCGCCAAGGCCGGCCGGCGCGGCTTTTTCGAGGCGACGATCGCGCCGGTCTACGGCGAGGCGGGCACGATCCTGGGCGGCGTCGGCTTCCTGCACGAGACGACGGAGCAGCGCGGGCTCGAGGAGGCCCTGCGCCAGGCCCAGAAGATGGAGGCCGTGGGCCAGCTGACCGGCGGCATCGCCCACGACTTCAACAATGTGCTGACCATCGTGGCCGGCAATCTCGAGCTTCTGGAAATGCGGCTCAACGACCGGCCGGACGTCAAGCGGCTGGCCTCGGCCGCCTCGATGGCGACCAGCCGGGCCGAGCGGTTGACGCAGCAACTGCTCGCCTTCTCGCGCAAGCAGCAGCTGCAGCCCGAGCCGCTCGACCTCAATGCCGTCGTGATCGGCATCCGCGACCTGCTGCGCAAAACGGTCGGCGAGCGGATCGAGATCGACTTCCGGCCCGGGACCGCCCTCTGGCAATGCCTGGTCGACCGCAACCAGGTCGAAAGCATGCTGCTCAACCTGATCCTGAACGCGCGCGACGCCATGCCGGACGGCGGCCGGATCGTGATCGAGACCGCGAACGCCCAGCCGAAGCCGAGCCAGGTGCTGGGCCTGCCGGCCGACCTCGACTCCTGCGTGCTGCTGACCGTCACCGACAGCGGCACCGGCATGCCGCAGGAGGTGCTGGACCGCGTGTTCGAACCGTTCTTCACGACCAAGCCGCAGGGCCGCGGCACGGGCCTCGGCCTCAGCATGATCTATGGCTTCGTGCGCCAGTCGGGCGGCCATATTCTGATCGAGAGCACGGAGGGCGCCGGCACGCGCGTGCTCATCTATCTGCCGCGCGCCATGGTCAAGATCATCCCCGGCGCTGCCGCCGCTCATCGCCAGGTGAGCCCCGGCCGCGGCGAGACCGTGCTGGTGGTCGAGGACGACGAGGCGGTGCGGCAATATGCCTGCGGCGTGCTCGACGATCTGGGATACCGGGTGATCGAGGCCGAGACCGGCGACGCCGGGCTCGTCGCGGCCGAGGCCAATCCGGAGATCGACATCGTGCTGACCGACATCGTCATGCCTGGCCTGCTCGACGGCGTCTCGATGGCGCGCGAGATCCAGAAGCGCCGCCCGCGGCTCAAGATCCTGTTCACCTCCGGCTATTCCGAGACCCAGCCGCAGGAAGGCGGCCTCGTCAGCTCGGCGAATTTCCTGAAGAAGCCATATCGGCCGGCCGATCTCGCCGAGAAGCTGCGCTCGCTGCTGCTGCTCACGACCTGA